CTGCAGAAGGCGTATAATTTTCTTTCCCCAAACTGGTATCCGCGCATGGGTGCGCCCCTGTTTCCCCTCGACGCCCCTCTCGTCCTCGTCGTGGAGGACGATGAGAGCAACCGGGAGTTGTTTGTCCAGGCATTGACCTTTGCGGGTTATCGCGTGTGGCCTCACCGCACCGCCGCCGAAGCGCTCGCGTCGGTCAGGAGCACGCCGCCCGACCTCGTCATCGCCGATCTCGCGCTTCCCGGGATGGATGGCGGGCAGCTCTGTCGCCTGTTGCGCGACGAGCCCTCGACGGCGGGTGTTCCCCTGCTCGTCGTCACGGGCTGGCCGCTGTCCGGAGCCACGCGCGCGCAGCTGCCCAGAACGCTGATCTCGCTGCTCATGAAGCCCTTCACGCCCGAGCGACTGGTCAGCCGCTCGCGGCGCCTGATCGCCGCCGCGCGGGCCCGGCGCGTCGATCGCGCCCGCGCCCGCGCGCAGCGCCTGGCGCGGCGGACCGGGACGAGGCAATAAGGGGGACAGTCACACTTTCCCAAGCTGCGCACAGGAAAGTGTGACTGTCCCCCTTATGCTCAGTTCACGACGACCTTCGTCGTCTCTGTCTTGCCGCCGGCCGTGAGCTTCACGAGGTACGTGCCCGGCTCCACGGCGCGCCCTTCCATGATGCGGCGGAACATCGCGGCAAACCCGCCACCGCCCGGAGGCGGGGCCTGCCCTGCCTGAACCTGCGCGATCATCTGCCTGGCGCCCGGCATCCCCGCGGCCTCGAGCATGTCGCCCAGGTTCGGCGGCAGCGGCGGC
Above is a genomic segment from Acidobacteriota bacterium containing:
- a CDS encoding response regulator, with the protein product MVRKRISLFDAPTAIAVPDNFRDKEHRRNNHVRRRTAVGQIRAIEKNHRSASVCPDVELQKAYNFLSPNWYPRMGAPLFPLDAPLVLVVEDDESNRELFVQALTFAGYRVWPHRTAAEALASVRSTPPDLVIADLALPGMDGGQLCRLLRDEPSTAGVPLLVVTGWPLSGATRAQLPRTLISLLMKPFTPERLVSRSRRLIAAARARRVDRARARAQRLARRTGTRQ